GGGTAGAGAGGATGGAGTGACCCGCCCGCTCAATGTACATTTTCGTGGGTTGTCAACGCGAAAACAGGACAGAGCCACATACAAGGAGGAACGGGTCATGAAGATTATCCACTGGATAGGTATCGACGATCACGCAGATAAATGGACAATCGCGCACTTCGTGAGCGACGCCGAGCGGCCGGCGAAAGAGTTCGAGTTGATTCCGGACGCGGGCGGGTATCGACGTCTGATCGCCTTTCTGAAGGCCCTCGGCAGCGAGGTTCGGATCGTGTACGAGGCGGGCCCGTGCGGGTTCGAACTATTTCGACGGCTGACCAAGTCGGGGCTTAACTGCAACGTCGCGGCGCCGGCGCTCACGCCGACCAAGCCGGGCGACAAGGTCAAGACCAATCGGCGCGATGCGGCCAAGCTGGCCAAGTATCTTCGCGGGGGTGATCTGACGTTCGTGACGGTTCCCGACGCGAAGCAGGAAGCGGTACGGGACCTGGTGCGCCAGCGATCCTCAGCGCAAGGCGATGTCGGACGCGTGCGGCGGCAAATCATTCACCTGCTGCTGCGGTATGGACATCGATACCCGAAAGGGCAGTCGTCCTGGACCCTCCGCTTCTGGGCTTGGCTGCGAGCGATCAAGCTGACGGCTCCGCACAGCCAATTCGTACTCGACACGATGATCACGGAACTCGAACATCGGATCGAGGTACTCAAGCGCTTCGATGACGAGGTGGAGCGCACCTCGCGGCTTGCCGAGTACCAGCCCTATGTGGATGCCCTCCGGACGCTCAAAGGAATCAACACGGTCTCGGCCATGACGCTGCTCTCGGAGCTCGGCGATCTGCGCCGCTTCCCGACAGCCCCTCAGCTGATGGCCGCGGTCGGCTTGGTGCCCTCCGAGTACAGCACGGGCGACAAGGTGGGCCGCTACGCGATCACCAAGACCGGGAACGCGCACGTCCGGCATATCGCGGTTGAAGCAGCGTGGCAGTACCAACGCGGCTCCCGGGTGGGAAAGACGGTGCTCGCGCGCCGAAAGGGGCAGCCGCCGGAGGTCGTGGCGATTGCCGAGAAATGCGACAAGCGATTGAACACGAAGTTCTACCGAATGACGAGCCGACGGAAGAAATCGACGGTCACGGCGGTGGCCGTGGCACGCGAGCTTGTGGGCTTCGTCTGGGCCATAGGGCAACTGATTCATCCGAGTTAGGCAGATGTTAGGGCAACGGTGCAGTCGTGCCGTCGGCCGAGGGCTCCGGCAATGGTAAGGAGAATCCTCGACACCGGCTATTTCTGACACGAGATCACCCGTGATTCACGCAACGTAGATCGAGGCAGCTCCCGACGGATCCCGCTCATGCGGTAACCAACCCGCGAATATCAGTGTGATCTATCGTCGCTGCTTTGCCCTCGGTCGACGCCACGGCTGCACCAGGAGAGAACGAAAGGCAAAAGCTCATCGAAGGAAAAAACAAAGACAAAAACATCACGATCAGCGCAGGTTGACAAGTCACTCCATATCAGCCGGTGGTAAGCGCGCAGTGCGCAGCCACCGGGACCGGACCCGCAGCAGATACCAGCCTGCGCCCCGGCAGGGGCGCTAGAGCGATCACGCACGTAAAGTTCA
This genomic window from Gemmatimonadaceae bacterium contains:
- a CDS encoding IS110 family transposase, which translates into the protein MKIIHWIGIDDHADKWTIAHFVSDAERPAKEFELIPDAGGYRRLIAFLKALGSEVRIVYEAGPCGFELFRRLTKSGLNCNVAAPALTPTKPGDKVKTNRRDAAKLAKYLRGGDLTFVTVPDAKQEAVRDLVRQRSSAQGDVGRVRRQIIHLLLRYGHRYPKGQSSWTLRFWAWLRAIKLTAPHSQFVLDTMITELEHRIEVLKRFDDEVERTSRLAEYQPYVDALRTLKGINTVSAMTLLSELGDLRRFPTAPQLMAAVGLVPSEYSTGDKVGRYAITKTGNAHVRHIAVEAAWQYQRGSRVGKTVLARRKGQPPEVVAIAEKCDKRLNTKFYRMTSRRKKSTVTAVAVARELVGFVWAIGQLIHPS